The region ATAGTGTAAACaactgcaaagaaaaaaaataaaagtatacaaTGTTTAAAGGAAAAGAATATACAATAATGAATAATGGTTACTAAGTAATATGGTATACCTGCAGTTACGACACCAAAGAGATTTCCCGCGCGTATCTCCTTCACCAATGAATCCAAATTCATTTGAAACACCCGGCAAACAATGTCAGGACTATCCTCTGCATTTAAGTTGCACTTCTTCATGTATCTTTGTATTTCAGGCCACTTCGGGTTACATGTGAATGTGATGAAAAGATTTGGATAACCCTTGTGTCGACAAATGGCCATGGCATCTTGGTAATTCTGGATCATGTATCTAGCTCCGCAAGTGAAACTTGAAGGTAGTATGATTCGCTTCCTTTGATTGGTTGTATCAACTTCTCCTCTAGTCAATGCATCAGACATGCCTTTATAAGCTTCGCACCTTAAAGCCTTTTGATTATTACGAATGTATAATAGTCTGCTCGATTCCACCATGGTGTAAGCATCAACCAGGAACTGTTGGAAAAGTCTCTTGGCATATAGCATTGTTGATACTTCGTTAAACCTATCATATATCTTATATGCGAAGAACTCACGTTGTGATACACGAACTCTGCCACCATTATCTTCATTCTTGGGTAGACTAAATTGAATATCCTCCCTATAGCCATCTTCTCCATAGGGGAACACAATAGGATATTGTAGTGGCAAATATGCTAGGTTAAGCTCGTTTATTCTCTTAAGAGCACCTGATCTAGTTTCGACCAAAATATCTCGGTGGCCTAAACTGGGGTCTAGATCACCAACAATCAAAGCAGCAACCTCTGATACTGTGGGCAAGTTGTAGGTCCGTGCATCCACGGTCCTCTTACCAATCAATCTCATCCTATACTCAATGTTAGGATTAGTTTGCATTTCCACTTTggccaaacaaaaaaatttaaccaaGACATTGTGATCATCTAGGGCTTGCTTAATATCTTCCACTATATCGACATTTAATTTTGCATTAAATTTGTTGCTCCTATTATACGAAAGATGTTAACTTATATCTAAAATGTGGTATACATTAGTTGATAAGGCACCAATAAATAGATTAATACGAAAAAACAAATAGTAGTAATAGTATTACCCGAATGAGTTAATGCGATTCTCAAcctcattttatgtgtcatgTATGTATAGTTGGGCAAATTTAGGTCGATTACCCTCCTCCGAGGTTAGGCCTCCCATCAAATGAAAATTCTGACCATTTATCCTAAACATTGGCGGGCAAGTACCATTGTTTATGGATTTGTCGACCTTTGCTCCTAATGAGGTAAAAGAAAAGATGTTATTGTACTTCCGAATGTTCTTCAAGAATTCATTCCTTTTATCCCCATGAGAAAAGAATAAATGCAATATTCTTTTTGGAGGACGAACAGCTTTTGGTAGCTTAATCTTCCGGTGACCACAGCaagttgaatatttgatttttccATTTCGAAACTTCTTGTTGATTCGTTCTTCGTACCAAAAAATTACATTGCAATGGTCACAAATATTGGCAGGGTCACCAATATCACTGTAATGAACTGTAGCAAAAATAACATACAATAATATGACTATAAATAATATTCTGATTTCAATTTAATACACACAATGTGGCAAAgcaaaaaattagattaaaatgaATTGTCTTACCTTGTAATTGTTGTGGAACTTTATCATGTTGTTGAGAAACATCTGCGAACTCCTCTAATAGATTACGGTTGATTTTCTTGTTCTGACACTGGGTGTTTTCCATACTATGAAGTTGACTCGCTCTTATAAAACTACAATTAATCAACATTTGACATGTACCACGATTGCACATTTTTTCGCAAGTTGTCATGTTCAATACTTGTCTATAGTCCCCTTTGGATTTTTGAACTGTCATAAGTTAcaaaaattttttgtaaaatttgttGATATCAGGGACTCTAACAGATAAAATTCATTAGGAATATATTATTAATCGTTAGTAACATCACTCAAAGGGAAACTCACAAATTCCATGGCTTGTGAATCTATATCtacaatcaaaattatattcaatgtgggttataataaaataacaaatcattAAGACCACGTGAGATTGACGTGTCGAATTCCATGTgggttgtaaaaaaaaaaaaaaaagaaactatcaaatgtcatacttaatttaaatattgacaCCTACTTGCGCCTAGTATACATGTGATTTACTAATTAGCAAAAGTTAGGAAAATTCTTTAAAACCTTTGCAAGACTAAATGCGTACCTTTGTTGACACTTAAGATGTGCTTTGAATTACTGGCATCCCTGATACTCGATTTGATTAGGTTGGCATCTATAAAAACAAACGATCTTGCAAATATTAACTATACTCCATTTATTAAACTTATTAAGTAGACTATACGTTCATCAATAAAAAGATGAAACAGATATGAACAAAATTAGATAGTAGTGCTGATACTTACTTTTAGATATTAATTTTAAGTATGggtaacttttatttatttactaatgtTATAATGAACACAAAATTGATTATTGTGATTGACGAAGTTAGGTAAAATAAAGTAGACAAAAAATTTGTGTTGTAcaatttatatacaaaaaacTACTATATTAAAGTATTTGTAACGGTAGCAGTGTAGGTGTATTTGTAACAATTTAagtacaacaataaaataagtTAACTAACCTTTAGTGAGAGCACTCATCTTTTCTGCAGTTGGTGTTATAAATGTCTGTCCATGTAATGTTGAGTACACTCTAAAAAAAGATGATTCGCAAGTTGTCATGTTCAATCTTTGTCTATAGTCCCCTTTGGATTTTTGAACTGCCATAAGTTAcaaaatttttttgtaaaatttgttGGTAGCAGTGACTCTAACAGATAAAATTCATTAGGAATATATTACTAACCGTTAGTAACATCACTCAAAAGGAAACTATCAAATTCCATGGCTTGTGAATCTTTATCtgcaatcaaaattatattccaTGTGGGTTATAATAACTTAACAAATCATTAAGACCACGTGAGATTGACATGTTGAATTCCATGTgggttgtaaaaaaaaaaaagaaactatcaAATGACAtacttaatttaaatattgaagCCTACTTGCACCTAAAAGACTTCCCTTGTCACGACTACCCTCACCAGACTGATCAGGGTTTCTATGTTGCCATGGCAAACGCCTACGCCATTGATTTGTAGGGGCAGACGAGCTTCTTCGTATAATCACTTCCATTTCCTACTTTAGGAAAGCACACTCTTCGGTTGAATGAGTGGTCGAATAGTGCAGTCGACAATACGTGCTGGTTCCCGACCCCCTTGGCCTAATATTTCTGGTCGGTCACTCAATCGTAACTCAGGCGGTGGAGGCAAAGCTTGTACTTCTTGAATCACAGGCGGTGGCTACTGCCGGAATGGTGGAATACCCGATCTTTTAGGGTTTTGCTTATTTCCGGTTGGCTAAGCCGAGCTTTATCAAACCTTCCTACTCGGGGCTCCTCAATTCGTGGTCATTTGGGTCGAGACGACCCTTCTTGTATCCTCTTCTATTTGACCGAGTCTTCCATGTCCGCGTGCTGATTGGCTCTCTAGATTGCATTAGCGTAAGAGGTTGGCCAATCGGTGTGTATGTTGGTATAAAGCTTTCCCAACCTCAAAGACTCCATAAATAGGATCAACAATGTATTGTTATCCAGATCATCTATCGACTGAGCTTCTCTTTGCCACTTGGCCAAGAACAACCTAAGGGGTTCACTCGGGTTCTGCTTTATACCTAATAAGTACAAGAAATTCTTTTTGGGTCTTAAATTGACCACATAGTTGGTCAGGAAAAGTTACGCCAACTCCTCAAAACTATTAACCAAATGGTCAGGCAAACCCATAAACCATCTTTAAGCCACCCCTGTCAATGTGGTGAGAAGGCTCTTCCGCTTATCAAATGCTCATTGGGATCCCCATGTCCCGTCATATGCCAGGTACTCGGTAGTTTGAATTTGGGTGGTGTTTTATATGCCATAATCTCTCGGGAAAATGGAGAGGCCTTCAGCAGAGCACGGGTACTAGTAGTATTTCCTTCTACCTTTTCGTGCAAGTCTTTGACTTCCCTGGCCAAGAGGGCAACTTCATCTGGGACTCGGCCTCGGTCAGCAAGGGATTCTACACTACTCTCATGCACGGAGAGTTCCTCCACCCGTCTTTGCACAACATCATATCTTCGCTCTTGCCTATTTCTAGGCTCACCCGAAGCATTCTCTCTTCGGGGTTCACACACTCCCAAGCCCCCGCAGGTGCAACTCGGTTGCCGAGTCTATCCAAGACCGATCGATGAGTCACTTCCAGTTTCAACCATGATCGGGCTAGAGGTCGGCGATGGGATACTAACCTTCCAGGTTTTTCAGGTTTGATCGATCGATACGGTTGTGCTCGGGGTGCAGCCAGGGCAGCAAAGCTTGCTTGAGCATTACGAGCTTCTAGCTTATCCACCGACTCCTTCGGAATAGTTGGTTCGGTTCCTATTACTGTATCTTACCAGAGTTGCCGAGCAGTCGTCTTCCTAATTGGCTAACTCACCCATCGCTTGGGCTGACTTTGGCCTCTAATCGACCTTCCCTTTATTTGGTCTGGTTGCCTTGAGTCGTCTCTTTGTCTCCAAGTATTAAATCGTACCTTCTCACCCATCACCTAGTAATGTCTTTCTCAACAGTCCAAACAATTTCGGAAGGTATAGGCTCAGCTGTGCAGCTCCGAAGAATCTCAACCCCGCTAAGCCAAACCCAAAAATGTGGTTAAATTGCATGCCTTTAGACGCGACATTCCATTCAAGAACAATCTTGGAGGATTCCTGCGACGTGCAATTTGAGGGGGGGTGGGTGTGGATCTGGCAATCCGTGTACACGagttcgttaacgggtcgacatGATAACGATAagaacacgataaggctaaacacgttaaggttaacgacttcaaatttttaacacgaacacgatttgttaacgggttaacacgatagACACATTTTGTTAAAAGAGTCCGAGTCGTGTCGACACAATATAacacgaaacccgtttaaacccgctaaacatattaatatttttttaaaaagaaactaacatttaaagttaagttatataaaaaaaaaaataaaacctgCAATTCAATCcattaaacaaactaaaaaaaaatcaatttataacattcataaaatgataaaataacatccaacaatcataattaaagaagtccatactaatttttagaataaaattgaatacaataaaaattcaaatttaagattgttgaacatcaataattggtgtaggatcttggcctaatgtagtaaattcatcaTTAGTCATGTTCATGATATCTTTTGTAATCTCATTCATCACAATGGTTCTTACCTTAATGACAATGATTCTTAGTGGGTTataaacgggttaacacgataatgtTAACGGGGTAAACAGGTTCTTAACAGTTTAACGAGTTGACTcgttaagacacgaaacataacagattcttaacgggtcaacctgTTAACAGCCCAGGACATGTTAAGGcaaaacactaacccgttattttcgtgtccggtCTTGTGTCGTGTTAACGAGTCGTGTCCATAATTGTCAGGTGTgggagagagggggggggggggggNNNNNNNNNNNNNNNNNNNNNNNNNNNNNNNNNNNNNNNNNNNNNNNNNNNNNNNNNNNNNNNNNNNNNNNNNNNNNNNNNNNNNNNNNNNNNNNNNNNNNNNNNNNNNNNNNNNNNNNNNNNNNNNNNNNNNNNNNNNNNNNNNNNNNNNNNNNNNNNNNNNNNNNNNNNNNNNNNNNNNNNNNNNNNNNNNNNNNNNNNNNNNNNNNNNNNNNNNNNNNNNNNNNNNNNNNNNNNNNNNNNNNNNNNNNNNNNNNNNNNNNNNNNNNNNNNNNNNNNNNNNNNNNNNNNNNNNNNNNNNNNNNNNNNNNNNNNNNNNNNNNNNNNNNNNNNNNNNNNNNNNNNNNNNNNNNNNNNNNNNNNNNNNNNNNNNNNNNNNNNNNNNNNNNNNNNNNNNNNNNNNNNNNNNNNNNNNNNNNNNNNNNNNNNNNNNNNNNNNNNNNNNNNNNNNNNNNNNNNNNNNNNNNNNNNNNNNNNNNNNNNNNNNNNNNNNNNNNNNNNNNNNNNNNNNNNNNNNNNNNNNNNNNNNNNNNNNNNNNNNNNNNNNNNNNNNNNNNNNNNNNNNNNNNNNNNNNNNNNNNNNNNNNNNNNNNNNNNNNNNNNNNNNNNNNNNNNNNNNNNNNNNNNNNNNNNNNNNNNNNNNNNNNNNNNNNNNNNNNNNNNNNNNNNNNNNNNNNNNNNNNNNNNNNNNNNNNNNNNNNNNNNNNNNNNNNNNNNNNNNNNNNNNNNNNNNNNNNNNNNNNNNNNNNNNNNNNNNNNNNNNNNNNNNNNNNNNNNNNNNNNNNNNNNNNNNNNNNNNNNNNNNNNNNNNNNNNNNNNNNNNNNNNNNNNNNNNNNNNNNNNNNNNNNNNNNNNNNNNNNNNNNNNNNNNNNNNNNNNNNNNNNNNNNNNNNNNNNNNNNNNNNNNNNNNNNNNNNNNNNNNNNNNNNNNNNNNNNNNNNNNNNNNNNNNNNNNNNNNNNNNNNNNNNNNNNNNNNNNNNNNNNNNNNNNNNNNNNNNNNNNNNNNNNNNNNNNNNNNNNNNNNNNNNNNNNNNNNNNNNNNNNNNNNNNNNNNNNNNNNNNNNNNNNNNNNNNNNNNNNNNNNNNNNNNNNNNNNNNNNNNNNNNNNNNNNNNNNNNNNNNNNNNNNNNNNNNNGtcaggggggggggggggggggggggggggggtagttCGCAAGAACTAGCGGCTTCCCGTATGTGGTTCCGAAATCATGTTCGAGAAGTAGGTGCGAGCAAGGCTTGGTGTTTGAGACATTGATGGACTTGGTCACTTGGAAGCATGTAGTTATTGGGATATCATTTTGAGGGGTCTCTGAAATGAGCTGTGATCTGAATAGCCTGGCGGTGCCGTGGAGGCTGGCGGAGGAGAAGAGTGGTTGGTGGAGGAGGAAGAGAGTATAGATGATGAAGAGACAGATTTTGGTGCAAGAAGAGAGTATATATGGAAAATATCACTGGaaatgacaaaaatgcccttcTATTTTACGGAAACTTAACGTCAATTTGGACGGTGGATTAAAATTGTCCAACTTTTATTAAGTCTggacaaaattaataaaagcgaGCTAAATGTGTCCAACGTGCAATAAATGTAggacaaaaaattgatttgactctAAAAAATTACACTCcgaaataacaaaaattgtgcACTTGAAATCACAAAATATGTACTTGAAGGCACAAATGAAGGCCAAAATCCTACACTCAAAAGTACAATGTGCAATAGAAGCAATTTATggtaccaaaaatggaaattattcaattaagtgttattgaagcaattgtcatacaaatcgtttgtaaattattgaaaataggACAAAACATACAATAAACACTTGCATATAATTGCGCACTTGAAGGCACAAAAGTGTGCAATTGAAGGCATAAAAATGTGTACTCAAAAGCCA is a window of Ipomoea triloba cultivar NCNSP0323 chromosome 11, ASM357664v1 DNA encoding:
- the LOC115995966 gene encoding uncharacterized protein LOC115995966; the encoded protein is MQTNPNIEYRMRLIGKRTVDARTYNLPTVSEVAALIVGDLDPSLGHRDILVETRSGALKRINELNLAYLPLQYPIVFPYGEDGYREDIQFSLPKNEDNGGRVRVSQREFFAYKIYDRFNEVSTMLYAKRLFQQFLVDAYTMVESSRLLYIRNNQKALRCEAYKGMSDALTRGEVDTTNQRKRIILPSSFTCGARYMIQNYQDAMAICRHKGYPNLFITFTCNPKWPEIQRYMKKCNLNAEDSPDIVCRVFQMNLDSLVKEIRAGNLFGVVTAVVYTIEFQKRGLPHAHILIFLERTTTLSTASCMDSFISAEIPDKEVDKEYYDAVEEFMIHGPCGLYKSNSPCMVNKKSSKHFPKKFVAVSSWDDDGYPIYRRRDNGRNVQKNGVQLDSRHPSVERLSFHLPDCQSIIFEDDDKIQNVLNRPTISHSMFTAWFDANKTYESAKVLAYIDMPTKFVWKKDLRQWHPWKRGFSIGRIFYVPPGSGEIYYLRCLLNLVRGPTNFEDIK